In a single window of the Pseudoxanthomonas sp. F37 genome:
- a CDS encoding calcium/sodium antiporter gives MMEAWGYFALGLLLLALGGDSIVKGASGLAQRIGASPFVAGLLLIAFGTSLPELAVNARAVWVGSQELALGNAVGSNIVNLALTLGLAAVAAPILVRMRVLSPLLVLLALASLALIVFGLDGVVGRGEGMALLLGFVAALAFLLARASREDADVRAELEAFAATRTVLWMNLLRFAVAAALLYYGARFVVQGAPVIGAHWGLSPLLTGLLPVAIGTALPEIAAAAMAARRGQGDMVAGHVIGSSLFNLLVVVGGMAAFRPMALPESFVRLELPAAIAFVLVLYPMLRGDPRISRVEGGLLLAAFAGWVVLEIALLA, from the coding sequence ATGATGGAAGCCTGGGGATACTTCGCGCTGGGGCTGCTGTTGCTGGCGCTGGGCGGCGACTCCATCGTCAAGGGCGCATCGGGCCTGGCGCAGCGCATCGGGGCCTCGCCGTTCGTGGCGGGCCTGTTGCTGATCGCCTTCGGCACCTCGCTGCCTGAGCTGGCGGTCAACGCGCGCGCGGTGTGGGTGGGTTCCCAGGAACTCGCCCTCGGCAATGCGGTGGGTAGCAACATCGTCAACCTCGCGCTGACGCTGGGGCTGGCCGCTGTGGCCGCGCCGATCCTGGTGCGGATGCGGGTGCTTTCACCCCTGCTGGTGCTGCTGGCGCTGGCGTCGCTGGCCCTCATCGTGTTCGGCCTGGACGGCGTGGTGGGGCGGGGCGAAGGCATGGCGCTGCTGCTGGGATTCGTGGCGGCCCTGGCGTTCCTGCTGGCGCGCGCATCGCGCGAAGACGCGGACGTGCGCGCGGAACTGGAGGCGTTCGCCGCCACGCGCACCGTGCTGTGGATGAACCTGCTGCGCTTCGCGGTGGCCGCTGCGCTGCTTTACTACGGCGCGCGCTTCGTCGTGCAGGGCGCGCCGGTGATCGGTGCCCACTGGGGCCTTTCGCCGCTGCTGACGGGCCTGCTGCCGGTGGCCATCGGCACCGCGCTGCCGGAGATCGCCGCCGCCGCGATGGCGGCGCGGCGCGGGCAGGGCGACATGGTGGCCGGGCACGTCATCGGTTCCAGCCTGTTCAATCTGCTGGTGGTGGTGGGCGGCATGGCGGCCTTCCGTCCCATGGCGCTGCCGGAATCCTTCGTCCGGCTGGAACTGCCCGCCGCCATCGCCTTCGTGCTGGTGCTGTACCCGATGCTGCGCGGCGACCCGCGCATCAGCCGCGTGGAAGGTGGCCTGTTGCTGGCCGCCTTCGCGGGATGGGTGGTGCTGGAGATCGCGCTGCTCGCCTGA
- a CDS encoding lectin, with protein MKSLLPLVMAVTLLSACQREQAAAPAPEPQTTATATPMAEAPAPTPAADDTAAPAGPVSQASFLGYGDMKLGSTVEEARAAWGGELNGAPMEGTTCHYLWPKWISRPADFAFMMEEGKFVRYDVGTDKETAPGGGKVGMSVEDLQKLYGGALKASPHKYTQGGQYLSMDAGDVAPTKLVFEADAAGKVTSWRVGLSPQVEYVEGCS; from the coding sequence ATGAAGTCGTTGTTGCCCCTCGTGATGGCGGTCACGCTGTTGTCCGCGTGCCAGCGCGAACAGGCCGCCGCGCCCGCGCCCGAACCGCAGACCACCGCGACCGCCACGCCGATGGCCGAAGCCCCCGCGCCCACGCCTGCGGCCGACGACACGGCGGCGCCGGCCGGACCGGTCAGCCAAGCGAGCTTCCTGGGCTACGGCGACATGAAGCTGGGCAGCACCGTCGAGGAGGCGCGCGCTGCCTGGGGCGGCGAACTGAACGGCGCACCGATGGAAGGCACGACCTGCCACTATCTGTGGCCGAAGTGGATCAGCCGCCCCGCCGATTTCGCCTTCATGATGGAAGAAGGCAAGTTCGTCCGCTATGACGTGGGCACCGACAAGGAAACCGCACCCGGCGGTGGCAAGGTGGGCATGAGCGTGGAGGACTTGCAGAAGCTGTACGGTGGCGCGTTGAAGGCGTCGCCGCACAAGTACACGCAGGGTGGCCAGTACCTGTCCATGGACGCCGGCGATGTGGCGCCGACCAAACTGGTGTTCGAAGCCGACGCGGCCGGCAAGGTCACTTCGTGGCGCGTGGGCCTGTCGCCGCAGGTGGAGTACGTGGAAGGCTGTTCCTGA
- the hmgA gene encoding homogentisate 1,2-dioxygenase — translation MATGNSAYQTGFGNHFATEAIPGTLPEGRNSPQRVAHGLYAEQLSGTAFTAPRAENRRSWLYRIRPAAMHGPFQPYAQHRLHSDFSAGPVSPDQMRWSPLPMPESPTDFVDGLYTMAGNGGPEGQHGVGIHLYAANRSMQGRYFYDADGELLIVPQQGRLRIATEFGVLDIEPQQIAVIPRGVRFLVELPDGEARGYLCENFGAALRLPDLGPIGSNGLANPRDFETPVAAYEDMEGGFELIAKFQGHLWRADIGHSPLDVVGWHGNYAPYRYDLRRFNTLGSISYDHPDPSIFLVLTSPSDTPGVGNMDFVIFPPRWLVAQDTFRPPWFHRNIASEFMGLIHGVYDAKAEGFAPGGASLHNGMTGHGPDAATFEKASNADLSKPDVITDTMAFMFETRAVIRPTRQAIEAPHRQRDYQACWAGLRKHFAPPQA, via the coding sequence ATGGCGACCGGCAACTCCGCCTACCAGACCGGCTTCGGCAACCACTTCGCCACCGAGGCGATACCGGGCACCCTGCCAGAAGGCCGCAACTCGCCGCAGCGGGTGGCGCACGGGCTGTATGCCGAACAGCTCAGCGGCACGGCCTTCACCGCACCGCGGGCGGAGAACCGGCGCAGCTGGCTGTACCGCATCCGCCCGGCGGCGATGCACGGGCCGTTCCAGCCCTACGCGCAGCACCGCCTGCACAGCGATTTCAGCGCCGGACCGGTGTCGCCGGACCAGATGCGCTGGTCGCCGCTGCCCATGCCGGAGTCGCCGACGGACTTCGTCGACGGCCTGTACACCATGGCGGGCAATGGCGGTCCGGAGGGTCAGCATGGCGTCGGCATCCACCTGTATGCGGCCAACCGGTCGATGCAGGGGCGCTACTTCTACGACGCCGATGGCGAGTTGCTGATCGTGCCGCAGCAGGGGCGCCTGCGCATCGCCACCGAGTTCGGCGTGCTCGACATCGAACCGCAGCAGATCGCGGTGATTCCGCGGGGCGTGCGTTTCCTGGTCGAGTTGCCCGATGGTGAGGCGCGCGGCTATCTCTGCGAGAACTTCGGTGCGGCGCTGCGATTGCCGGACCTGGGGCCCATCGGCTCCAACGGCCTGGCCAATCCCCGCGATTTCGAAACGCCGGTCGCCGCCTACGAGGACATGGAAGGCGGGTTCGAACTGATCGCCAAGTTCCAGGGCCATCTGTGGCGCGCGGACATCGGCCATTCGCCGCTGGACGTGGTGGGCTGGCACGGCAACTATGCGCCGTACCGCTACGACCTGCGCCGCTTCAACACCTTGGGCTCGATCAGCTACGACCACCCCGACCCCTCGATCTTCCTGGTGCTGACCTCGCCCAGCGACACGCCGGGCGTGGGCAACATGGATTTCGTGATCTTCCCGCCGCGCTGGCTGGTGGCGCAGGACACGTTCCGTCCGCCGTGGTTCCACCGCAACATCGCCAGCGAGTTCATGGGGCTGATCCACGGCGTGTACGACGCCAAGGCCGAGGGCTTCGCGCCGGGCGGCGCGTCGCTGCACAACGGCATGACGGGTCATGGCCCCGATGCGGCGACGTTCGAGAAGGCGTCGAACGCGGACCTGTCCAAGCCGGACGTCATCACCGACACGATGGCGTTCATGTTCGAGACGCGCGCGGTGATCCGTCCTACCCGCCAGGCGATCGAGGCGCCGCACCGGCAACGCGACTACCAGGCCTGCTGGGCCGGTCTGCGCAAGCACTTCGCGCCGCCGCAGGCCTGA
- the hppD gene encoding 4-hydroxyphenylpyruvate dioxygenase: MNAQPNLGMQPTTFDNPMGIDGFEFVEFAAPAGQAHHLHDYFRKLGFVQVARHRTRPISTYRQGDCTFLINEDPDSFAARFAAQHGPSACGFAIRVKKLAEWARVQALKNGAESFDAADELTKAVAAPVIKGIGDCMLYIVDRYDDKGTIHDPDYEYLPGVDLMPKGFGLTFIDHLTHNLYHGNMAKWADYYERLFNFREIRYFDIKGAKTGLLSKAMTAPDGMVRIPLNESSDPKSQINEYLDAYKGEGIQHIACFTEDIYTTVEQMRAAGVEFLDTPDTYFEVIDQRIPNHGEDVARLARNRILIDADVETKQRKLLQIFTQNALGPIFFEIIQRKGNEGFGEGNFQALFESIERDQMKRGVL; encoded by the coding sequence ATGAACGCACAACCCAACCTGGGCATGCAGCCCACGACGTTCGACAACCCGATGGGCATCGACGGCTTCGAATTCGTCGAGTTCGCCGCGCCCGCGGGGCAGGCCCACCATCTGCACGACTACTTCCGCAAGCTGGGCTTCGTCCAGGTCGCGCGCCACAGGACGCGGCCGATCAGCACCTACCGCCAGGGCGACTGCACGTTCCTGATCAACGAGGATCCGGACTCCTTCGCCGCCCGCTTCGCGGCCCAGCACGGGCCCAGCGCCTGCGGTTTCGCGATCCGGGTGAAGAAGCTGGCCGAATGGGCGCGCGTGCAGGCGCTGAAGAACGGCGCCGAGTCCTTCGACGCCGCCGACGAACTGACCAAGGCCGTGGCCGCGCCGGTCATCAAGGGCATCGGCGACTGCATGCTGTACATCGTCGACCGTTACGACGACAAGGGCACCATCCACGATCCGGACTACGAATACCTGCCCGGCGTGGACCTGATGCCGAAGGGCTTCGGGCTGACCTTCATCGATCATCTGACCCACAACCTCTACCACGGCAACATGGCCAAGTGGGCGGACTACTACGAGCGGCTGTTCAACTTCCGCGAGATCCGCTACTTCGACATCAAGGGCGCCAAGACCGGCCTGCTGTCCAAGGCGATGACCGCGCCGGACGGCATGGTGCGCATCCCGCTCAACGAGTCCAGCGACCCGAAGAGCCAGATCAACGAGTACCTGGACGCCTACAAGGGCGAGGGCATCCAGCACATCGCCTGCTTCACCGAGGACATCTACACCACGGTGGAACAGATGCGCGCGGCCGGGGTGGAATTCCTGGATACCCCGGACACCTATTTCGAGGTGATCGACCAGCGTATTCCCAACCACGGCGAGGACGTGGCGCGGCTGGCGCGCAACAGGATCCTGATCGACGCCGACGTGGAGACCAAGCAGCGCAAGCTGTTGCAGATCTTCACCCAGAACGCGCTGGGCCCGATCTTCTTCGAGATCATCCAGCGCAAGGGCAACGAAGGCTTCGGCGAAGGCAACTTCCAGGCGCTGTTCGAGAGCATCGAGCGCGACCAGATGAAGCGCGGGGTCTTGTAG
- a CDS encoding MarR family transcriptional regulator has product MSEPATPAVHADFDLDRLFSYRLSVLSNRISGAISREYHRRFGLAITEWRVMAVLGRFPGLSAGEVAARTAMDKVAVSRAVARLLERALIQREIHGDDRRRSVLALTDEGFRVYDEVAPMVIEYHQRMLEPLTEEERAMLDRLIDKLAGEGVRRIES; this is encoded by the coding sequence ATGAGCGAACCCGCCACCCCCGCCGTCCACGCCGACTTCGACCTCGACCGCCTGTTTTCCTACCGGCTGAGCGTGCTGTCCAACCGCATCAGCGGGGCGATCTCCCGCGAGTATCACCGCCGTTTCGGCCTGGCGATCACCGAATGGCGGGTCATGGCGGTGCTGGGGCGCTTCCCGGGCCTGTCGGCCGGCGAGGTGGCCGCCCGGACCGCGATGGACAAGGTGGCGGTCAGCCGGGCGGTGGCCCGCCTGCTGGAACGGGCGCTGATCCAGCGCGAGATCCACGGCGACGACCGCCGCCGCTCGGTGCTGGCGTTGACCGACGAAGGCTTCCGGGTCTACGACGAGGTGGCGCCGATGGTCATCGAGTACCACCAGCGCATGCTGGAACCGTTGACCGAGGAAGAGCGGGCGATGCTGGACCGGCTGATCGACAAGCTGGCCGGGGAAGGCGTCAGGCGCATCGAAAGCTGA
- a CDS encoding oligopeptide:H+ symporter yields the protein MSGAVDTSTPERIPEFKQVLGHPRPLWMLFMSEFWERFAFYGIRWAMVLYIVAQFHGGDASGEKPASELYGAYLALVYAGAIFGGYVADKLIGFQRSILLGAVFMSTGLFLLALPSEAMFKLGLATIIVGNGLFKPIISTMVGKLYAQGDARRDSGFTIFYMGINIGALLAPIVTQYLAKKVFGIEDMPAYKVVFIAAGVGMLLSLVWFWFGRRQLQGIGLPAEHQTGMRNVSLVVLFGAAIGIPMFYALLTIDANLLQAILMALFVIPAVMLVVEGLREGKVARDKVVAMLVIFVFNVLFWMFFEQAGSSFNFLADRIVDRNIGMEGFFQAFAGTSDFPVSWFQSVNSVAIIALAPVLAWLWVKMGKNNPIIPRKFGLGLIFNGLAFLLLMYALSSLVDGDGKIPFWTLFMVYVIQSVGELCLSPIGLSMTTKLAPSRLAGMAMGCWFLSIAIGNNLAGIFAGRVSGEGGMTVQSAHAGYTFGFWALVGSGVLLFLVAPLVQRLMHGVK from the coding sequence ATGAGCGGAGCCGTCGACACGTCAACGCCGGAACGGATACCGGAATTCAAGCAAGTCCTGGGACATCCGCGTCCGCTGTGGATGCTGTTCATGTCCGAATTCTGGGAGCGCTTCGCGTTCTACGGCATCCGCTGGGCGATGGTGCTGTACATCGTGGCGCAGTTCCACGGGGGCGATGCCAGCGGCGAGAAACCCGCGAGCGAGCTGTACGGCGCCTACCTGGCGCTGGTCTATGCCGGCGCCATCTTCGGCGGCTACGTGGCCGACAAGCTGATCGGCTTCCAGCGTTCCATCCTGCTGGGCGCGGTGTTCATGTCCACCGGCCTGTTCCTGCTGGCGCTGCCGAGCGAGGCGATGTTCAAGCTGGGGCTGGCCACGATCATCGTCGGCAACGGCCTGTTCAAGCCGATCATCTCCACCATGGTGGGCAAGCTGTACGCGCAGGGCGATGCGCGGCGCGATTCGGGCTTCACCATCTTCTACATGGGCATCAACATCGGCGCGTTGCTGGCCCCGATCGTCACCCAGTACCTGGCCAAGAAGGTGTTCGGCATCGAGGACATGCCGGCCTACAAGGTGGTCTTCATCGCCGCCGGCGTGGGCATGCTGCTGAGCCTGGTGTGGTTCTGGTTCGGCCGCAGGCAGCTGCAGGGCATCGGCCTGCCGGCCGAGCACCAGACCGGGATGCGCAACGTCAGCCTGGTCGTGCTGTTCGGCGCGGCGATCGGCATCCCCATGTTCTACGCCCTGCTGACCATCGACGCCAACCTGCTGCAGGCCATCCTGATGGCGCTGTTCGTGATCCCGGCGGTCATGCTGGTGGTGGAGGGCCTGCGCGAGGGCAAGGTGGCGCGCGACAAGGTCGTGGCGATGCTGGTGATCTTCGTGTTCAACGTGCTGTTCTGGATGTTCTTCGAGCAGGCGGGCAGTTCGTTCAACTTCCTGGCCGACCGCATCGTCGACCGCAACATCGGCATGGAAGGCTTCTTCCAGGCGTTCGCCGGCACCAGCGACTTCCCGGTGTCGTGGTTCCAGTCGGTCAACTCGGTGGCGATCATCGCGCTGGCACCGGTGCTGGCCTGGCTGTGGGTGAAGATGGGGAAGAACAACCCGATCATCCCGCGCAAGTTCGGCCTGGGCCTGATCTTCAACGGCCTGGCCTTCCTGCTGCTGATGTACGCGCTGTCCAGCCTGGTCGACGGCGACGGCAAGATCCCGTTCTGGACGCTGTTCATGGTGTACGTCATCCAGTCCGTCGGTGAGCTGTGCCTGTCGCCGATCGGCCTGTCGATGACGACCAAGCTGGCGCCGTCGCGCCTGGCGGGCATGGCGATGGGCTGCTGGTTCCTGTCGATCGCCATCGGCAACAACCTGGCGGGCATCTTCGCCGGCCGCGTCAGCGGCGAGGGCGGCATGACCGTGCAGTCCGCGCATGCCGGCTATACGTTCGGCTTCTGGGCGCTGGTGGGATCGGGCGTGCTGCTGTTCCTGGTGGCTCCGCTGGTCCAACGACTCATGCATGGCGTCAAGTGA
- a CDS encoding energy-coupling factor ABC transporter permease, whose translation MAALQWLAGAVALAVLALAVPRLPWHKLRGDPEAQRVLGMATMALVLLRVFNTHGLAGVQLNFTGAMVAVLMFGPVFALWALAVASLVAWPFGYAWLGPGPDFLATAAVPVALGWAWSRLCERRLPPNLFVYVLVQGFLGGALAIAASNLGKYLAAAWLGLPGAGFYLLATPLMMFGEAFLTGGAMALIVVYRPQWCSTFDDARYLRPR comes from the coding sequence ATGGCGGCGCTGCAGTGGCTGGCGGGCGCGGTGGCGCTGGCGGTCCTGGCGCTGGCCGTGCCCCGGCTGCCCTGGCACAAGCTGCGGGGCGATCCCGAGGCCCAGCGCGTGCTGGGCATGGCGACGATGGCGCTGGTACTGCTGCGCGTGTTCAACACCCATGGCCTGGCCGGCGTGCAGCTGAACTTCACCGGCGCGATGGTGGCGGTGCTGATGTTCGGCCCGGTGTTCGCCCTGTGGGCGCTGGCGGTCGCCTCGCTGGTGGCCTGGCCGTTCGGTTACGCGTGGCTGGGACCCGGTCCGGATTTCCTGGCCACGGCGGCCGTGCCGGTGGCACTGGGCTGGGCCTGGTCGCGGCTCTGCGAACGCCGCTTGCCGCCCAACCTGTTCGTGTACGTGCTGGTGCAGGGCTTCCTGGGCGGCGCGCTGGCCATCGCGGCCAGCAACCTGGGCAAGTATCTGGCCGCGGCCTGGCTGGGGCTGCCGGGCGCCGGGTTCTACCTGCTGGCCACGCCCTTGATGATGTTCGGCGAGGCGTTCCTGACGGGTGGGGCGATGGCGCTGATCGTGGTCTACCGACCGCAGTGGTGCAGCACGTTCGACGATGCGCGCTACCTGCGGCCGCGTTGA
- a CDS encoding tryptophan 2,3-dioxygenase family protein — MAVEKNERPLEAGIHTDLSGRMSYGGYLQLERLLSAQHPVSDPPHHDEMLFIVQHQVSELWMKLMIHELRAATGFLQRDQVWQCRKVLARAKQVMRQLTEQWSVLETLTPSEYMGFRDLLGPSSGFQSLQYRTIEFLLGNKNAAMLKVFAHDPEGHAGLEAVLDAPSLYDEFLMYLARWDHAIPAQHLQRDWRQSHAADAALLPVFEAIYEDTDRYWREYSLCEDLVDLESQFQLWRFRHMRTVMRIIGFKRGTGGSSGVGFLRQALELTFFPELFDVRTSIGPGR, encoded by the coding sequence ATGGCCGTAGAAAAGAACGAGCGCCCGCTGGAGGCGGGCATCCATACCGACCTGTCAGGCCGCATGAGCTACGGCGGCTACCTGCAGCTAGAGCGGCTGCTGTCGGCGCAGCACCCGGTGTCGGATCCGCCGCACCACGACGAGATGCTGTTCATCGTGCAGCACCAGGTGTCGGAGCTGTGGATGAAGCTGATGATCCACGAGCTGCGGGCCGCCACCGGCTTCCTGCAGCGCGACCAGGTGTGGCAGTGCCGCAAGGTGCTGGCGCGCGCCAAGCAGGTGATGCGCCAGCTGACCGAGCAGTGGTCGGTGCTGGAAACCCTGACGCCATCGGAATACATGGGCTTCCGCGACCTGCTGGGCCCGTCCTCGGGTTTCCAGTCGCTGCAGTACCGCACCATCGAGTTCCTGCTGGGCAACAAGAACGCGGCGATGCTGAAGGTGTTCGCCCACGACCCCGAAGGCCATGCCGGGCTGGAAGCCGTGCTGGACGCGCCCAGCCTGTACGACGAATTCCTGATGTACCTGGCGCGCTGGGACCACGCCATCCCCGCGCAGCACCTGCAGCGCGACTGGCGGCAGTCGCACGCCGCCGACGCCGCGCTGCTGCCGGTGTTCGAGGCCATCTACGAGGACACCGACCGCTACTGGCGCGAGTATTCGCTGTGCGAGGACCTGGTGGACCTGGAAAGCCAGTTCCAGCTGTGGCGCTTCCGCCACATGCGCACGGTGATGCGCATCATCGGCTTCAAGCGCGGCACCGGCGGGTCGAGCGGCGTGGGCTTCCTGCGCCAGGCGCTGGAACTGACGTTCTTTCCGGAGCTGTTCGACGTGCGTACCTCGATCGGGCCCGGCCGCTGA
- a CDS encoding lamin tail domain-containing protein, which yields MEMPRGRLAAVFASFALLFAASSVQAQVVISQVYGGGGNSGATLKNDFIELRNNGPTAVDLTGWSVQYTSSAGTSWGSRTNLSGSIPAGGFYLIQQAQGAGGTVDLPTPDATGTIAMSGTAGKVALSRSTTALTGACPTADANVVDFVGFGSAANCFEGSAPTGTLSNTTAALRGGDGSIDTNNNGADFAVGAPNPRNSGAEPPEPPDPPLALTIAQIQGSGLLSPHDGKRVVTEGIVTALKFNNGFFLQAANDDGDPATSDGVFVFTSSAPPATAAVGNRVRVTGTVEEYTPSSNPHQLAITEIVTPTVEVLETGVALPAAIELTAAELAPDALPGTLERLEGMRVSVAQSVVIAASGGSLDENDALAFSDGVFHVALPGVARPFREPGIAVMDAISLPAGKNPPRFDTNQERLMVRSRGQVGAQPLSVDTGADVAGLLGVLDYFAGTWALLPDVATPPTVTGGRLPEAVNDASYDEVTVGSFNLLRLFDEVNDSNGAVTLTPEALDKRLAKAALAICDYLKAPDILGTVEVENLRVLQLLSERIDATCAARPGYVPYLQPGNDVGGINVGFLVSSRLTADGLPRVEVLDVAQFGKETTLANPNGTTSLLNDRPPLRLRARVHQDATSSYPLTVIVNHLRSLNDINDTLPGSSGWATGGERVRVKRGAQAVYLAQLVQEMQQANPDEKIVLVGDFNAFEFNDGYVDVMGIIRGDAAAEDQVLTYMPSPVTTPLVDGSQLIADPAQRYSYSFEGNAQTLDHVLVNESLVMDAALRVDHARINADFGVDNFGDATLAVRSSDHDPVRLSIRVPSFARADLSATVSADRSSASVGETVRYTATVRNAGPGAAAPAAFAFVFSAELAPSLSALPAGWSCDAAELTAGTTRVACTTPSLAVGAEASFAIDAIVPASAAGATLGLGVSANSSVLDPANGDNTAAVSVAVAALPQTRADLSVKLLGAALPLRRGTIATLLVPVRNAGPDQAEQVTVRLTSNVDARYAAVAAPRGWSCTRVQDTAEGAAADCSRHGAMPRGVQTLAFALVVPGKPKRGTQLEFGATVNSATTDPDPTNNHDRLVQRIR from the coding sequence ATGGAAATGCCACGGGGCCGCCTTGCGGCCGTGTTCGCGTCTTTCGCCTTGCTCTTCGCCGCGTCGTCGGTGCAGGCACAGGTGGTCATCAGCCAGGTCTACGGCGGCGGCGGCAACAGCGGCGCCACGCTGAAGAACGACTTCATCGAGTTGCGCAACAACGGCCCCACCGCGGTCGACCTGACCGGCTGGAGCGTGCAGTACACCTCCTCCGCGGGCACCTCCTGGGGCAGCCGCACCAACCTCAGCGGCAGCATCCCGGCCGGTGGCTTCTACCTGATCCAGCAGGCGCAGGGCGCCGGCGGCACGGTGGACCTGCCCACCCCGGATGCCACCGGCACCATCGCGATGAGCGGTACCGCCGGCAAAGTGGCGCTGAGCCGCAGTACGACGGCGCTGACGGGCGCCTGCCCGACCGCCGACGCGAACGTGGTCGACTTCGTCGGCTTCGGCAGCGCGGCCAACTGCTTCGAAGGCAGCGCACCCACCGGCACGCTGAGCAACACCACCGCCGCGCTGCGCGGTGGCGATGGCAGCATCGACACCAACAACAACGGCGCGGATTTCGCCGTGGGCGCGCCGAACCCGCGCAACAGCGGCGCCGAGCCGCCGGAACCGCCGGATCCGCCGCTGGCGCTGACCATCGCCCAGATCCAGGGCAGCGGCCTGCTGTCGCCGCATGACGGCAAGCGCGTGGTGACCGAAGGCATCGTCACCGCGCTCAAGTTCAACAACGGCTTCTTCCTGCAGGCCGCCAACGACGATGGCGACCCGGCCACCTCGGACGGCGTGTTCGTCTTCACCAGCAGCGCACCGCCGGCCACCGCCGCGGTGGGCAACCGCGTGCGGGTGACCGGCACGGTGGAGGAATACACCCCCTCGTCCAACCCGCACCAGCTGGCGATCACCGAAATCGTCACCCCGACGGTGGAAGTGCTGGAGACCGGCGTCGCCCTGCCCGCGGCGATCGAGCTGACCGCCGCCGAACTGGCGCCCGACGCCCTGCCCGGCACGCTGGAGCGGCTGGAGGGCATGCGCGTGAGCGTGGCGCAGTCGGTGGTGATCGCCGCCTCCGGCGGCAGCCTGGACGAGAACGACGCGCTGGCGTTCAGCGATGGCGTGTTCCACGTCGCCCTGCCGGGCGTGGCGCGTCCGTTCCGTGAGCCCGGCATCGCCGTGATGGATGCCATCAGCCTGCCCGCCGGCAAGAACCCGCCGCGCTTCGACACCAACCAGGAACGCCTGATGGTGCGCAGCCGCGGCCAGGTCGGCGCGCAGCCGCTGTCGGTCGACACCGGGGCGGACGTCGCCGGCCTGCTGGGCGTGCTGGACTACTTCGCCGGCACCTGGGCGCTGCTGCCCGACGTGGCCACGCCGCCGACCGTCACCGGTGGACGCCTGCCCGAAGCCGTCAACGACGCCAGCTACGACGAAGTCACCGTCGGCAGCTTCAACCTGCTGCGTCTGTTCGACGAGGTCAACGACAGCAACGGCGCGGTGACGCTGACGCCGGAAGCGCTGGACAAGCGCCTGGCCAAGGCCGCGCTGGCGATCTGCGACTACCTGAAGGCCCCGGATATCCTGGGCACGGTGGAAGTGGAAAACCTGCGCGTGCTGCAACTGCTGTCCGAGCGCATCGACGCCACCTGCGCCGCGCGCCCGGGCTATGTGCCGTACCTGCAGCCGGGCAACGACGTGGGCGGCATCAACGTCGGCTTCCTGGTCAGCTCGCGCCTGACCGCCGACGGCCTGCCGCGCGTCGAGGTGCTGGACGTGGCCCAGTTCGGCAAGGAGACCACCCTGGCCAATCCGAACGGCACCACCAGCCTGCTCAACGACCGTCCGCCGCTGCGCCTGCGCGCCCGCGTCCACCAGGACGCGACCTCGAGCTATCCGCTGACGGTCATCGTCAACCACCTGCGCTCGCTCAACGACATCAACGACACCCTGCCCGGCAGCAGCGGCTGGGCCACCGGCGGCGAGCGCGTGCGGGTGAAACGCGGCGCCCAGGCCGTCTACCTGGCGCAGCTGGTCCAGGAGATGCAGCAGGCGAACCCGGACGAGAAGATCGTGCTGGTCGGCGACTTCAACGCGTTCGAGTTCAACGACGGCTACGTGGACGTGATGGGCATCATCCGCGGCGACGCCGCAGCGGAAGACCAGGTGCTGACGTACATGCCCAGCCCGGTCACCACGCCGCTGGTCGACGGGTCGCAGCTGATCGCCGATCCCGCGCAGCGCTACTCGTATTCGTTCGAGGGCAATGCGCAGACGCTGGACCACGTGCTGGTCAACGAATCGCTGGTGATGGACGCCGCGCTGCGCGTGGACCATGCGCGCATCAACGCCGACTTCGGCGTGGACAACTTCGGCGATGCCACGCTGGCCGTGCGCTCGTCCGACCACGACCCGGTGCGCCTGAGCATCCGCGTGCCGTCCTTCGCCCGCGCCGACCTGTCGGCCACGGTGTCGGCCGACCGCAGCAGCGCCAGCGTCGGCGAGACGGTGCGCTACACCGCCACCGTCCGCAACGCCGGTCCCGGCGCCGCGGCGCCCGCGGCGTTCGCCTTCGTGTTCTCGGCCGAACTCGCGCCGTCGCTCAGCGCGCTGCCGGCCGGCTGGAGCTGCGACGCGGCAGAGCTGACCGCCGGCACCACCCGCGTGGCCTGCACCACGCCGTCGCTGGCGGTGGGCGCGGAAGCGTCGTTCGCGATCGATGCCATCGTGCCGGCCAGCGCCGCGGGCGCCACGCTCGGCCTGGGCGTGTCGGCCAACTCCAGCGTGCTCGACCCGGCCAACGGCGACAACACCGCGGCCGTCTCGGTGGCCGTGGCCGCGCTGCCGCAGACCCGCGCCGACCTGTCGGTGAAGCTGCTGGGCGCCGCCCTGCCGCTGCGTCGCGGCACCATCGCCACGCTGCTGGTGCCGGTGCGCAACGCCGGGCCGGACCAGGCCGAGCAGGTGACGGTGCGGCTGACCAGCAATGTCGATGCCCGCTACGCCGCCGTGGCCGCGCCCCGCGGCTGGTCCTGCACCCGCGTGCAGGACACCGCGGAAGGCGCCGCCGCCGACTGCAGCCGCCACGGTGCCATGCCGCGCGGCGTGCAGACGCTGGCCTTCGCGCTGGTGGTGCCGGGCAAGCCCAAGCGGGGCACCCAGCTGGAGTTCGGAGCGACCGTCAACAGCGCCACGACGGATCCGGACCCCACCAACAACCACGACCGGCTGGTCCAGCGCATCCGCTGA